The Elusimicrobiota bacterium DNA window GGGCACCTGGCTCGTGGACCGAGACTGCAGGATCTATCGCGACAAGGTCCTCGTCGTCTTCTCACGCCTGCCCAAGACCGTCCTTGTCGAGTTCCGCAGCCCGGGCAAGTCCGAGGCGAGCTTCGGCAAGGCCGACATCGTCGCCACCGGCGAGGAGGACCACTACCGCGCGGTCACCGTCCTGCCGGGCAACCCGGTCCTCAAGGCGCTGGGCATCTCCTCGGTCAGCGGGAGCGTGAACGTCTCCACGGAAGAAGAAGACGATGAGGACTCCTTGCCGAACAACTACATCACCAGCAGCTCGAAGGTCTCCGTGCTCTCGAGCCTGCTCACCATACGGCTACGCGAGAAGTACAAGAAGGGGACCTTCATCTTCAACGTCGAGTCGCCCATGGGCAAGCAGACCTGCCGAGGCTCGGGCGTGAAGCGGCCGGCCGCGAAGAAGTAGCCTGGCGGGCCGGCCGATGGTTAGGCCGGCCCCGGGTCACGGCGTCCCTTCCTGTATATAGTCGACCACGATGGTGATGATCTTCCTGACGGTGTCGTTGCAGGAGCGGAAATCTCCAGCAAATCGGGGTTCGAGGGATCGAACCCCCGAATGAAGGGGTCGATGTTTCCCAGAAATGCACCGTTGGGGAGGTATACCGGGAATCCCGGTATATATAAATACTACCGGGATTCCCGGTATAAATAAGCGTTTAAATCGATTTAACGGGCTGGCTCGCGCGCGGCAGGGTCGCGCCACAGCTTCCAGGTACGCCATAGGCCCATCAGCGCGACGGCCCCGAAGCCCGCCGTCATCGCCGCCGCCTCCCGGCTCTTTCCGATCGATCCCGCGTTCTGGGCCACGCCCGCCAGGCCGAGGCCGGCGTTGCCGCCCGTCGCGATGGCCTGCACCGCGAAGCTCTCCCCCTTCGAGTTGCGCAGGTCGCCGGGGAGCCACAGCTTGCCGGTCGCGAGCGGGGCGGCCGGGGCCCGGGCGAAGCGCGGGCGGACGTTGCCGTAAAGATCCAGGTCGAGCTTGCCGGCGCAAGCCGGACCGGCCAGGAACGCCGCCGCGACGACCAGGCTTAAACGGGCCATGCCTTAGTTTACGCCGCGCGGCGGCGCCTGTCGAGGGCCCTCGCGCGGCGGTCTTGACTCAAAGCCAATTGGCTATTACACTATAGCCATATGGCTACTACTCGAAAGCCGGCGCGCGGCCGGCCCCAGCATTCCGTGATCGGCGAAGCCCCCGAAAAGGGCGCGCACGCGACCGCGGATGCGGTGGACCGCATCCGGGGAGGCTTCCGCTGGGCGGATGTCAGCCTCTACCAGGAATCCTTCCGCATCAAGGACAAGATGTTCGCGAGGATCATCGGGGTCAGCGACCGGACTTTGACGAGAACCCGGCGGAACAAGGCCTTCCTCGACCCGGTGGCCAGCGACAGGTTTTACCGGACGGCGAAGGTGCTGCGGCTCGCGGCGGACGTATTCGAGGATCTGGAGCGGGCCGTTTCCTGGCTTCAGCGCGAACAGCCGGGACTCGGTGGGCAGATCCCCCTCACGCTCCTCGACACCGAGC harbors:
- a CDS encoding DUF2384 domain-containing protein, producing the protein MATTRKPARGRPQHSVIGEAPEKGAHATADAVDRIRGGFRWADVSLYQESFRIKDKMFARIIGVSDRTLTRTRRNKAFLDPVASDRFYRTAKVLRLAADVFEDLERAVSWLQREQPGLGGQIPLTLLDTEPGTHAVETLLTQLEYGVLP